From the genome of Kwoniella bestiolae CBS 10118 chromosome 5, complete sequence, one region includes:
- a CDS encoding di-trans,poly-cis-decaprenylcistransferase, with amino-acid sequence MSEQSSTRTTTSPPHPPQRLALLHAIVRGLFSIATTILLYLISLGPIPQHVGFVMDGNRRYARGLGKEVSEGHGEGFAALKRTLEICLRLRIRAVSVYAFAIDNFNRSENEVSTLMRLAKDRLAELCQHGALLEEYGVQIKFVGQTSLFPEDVQQALREMEEMTKDHKNGVLNICAPYASRDEITTAIRYTVKDNNSNTEQITSTQIFDRLGTSQSVLHVDSGLFKRPEESGNLDILVRTSNVKRLSDFMMWQASEDTQLHFVNTFWPEFGLSDMIPILLGWQQKQWVKQLGWD; translated from the exons ATGTCAGAGCAATCATCAACCCGAACAACGACCTCACCCCCTCACCCACCCCAACGTCTCGCCCTCCTCCATGCCATAGTGCGTGGCTTGTTCTCCATAGCTACCACCATACTCCTCTATCTCATATCCCTCGGACCGATCCCTCAACATGTTGGGTTCGTCATGGATGGGAATAGACGGTATGCTAGGGGATTGGGGAAAGAGGTGTCGGAGGGGCATGGAGAGGGATTCGCAGCGTTGAAGAGG ACTCTCGAGATATGTCTACGATTACGAATACGAGCAGTATCAGTCTATGCATTCGCGATAGATAACTTCAATAGATCAGAGAATGAAGTATCGacgttgatgaggttggcTAAAGATAGATTGGCAGAGTTGTGTCAGCATGG AGCACTGCTAGAGGAATACGGCGTACAGATCAAATTCGTCGGACAGACCTCGCTTTTCCCAGAGGACGTCCAACAGGctttgagggagatggaggagatgacaAAGGATCATAAAAA TGGGGTGCTCAATATCTGCGCACCCTATGCATCAAGAGATGAAATCACAACCGCCATAAGATATACCGTGAAGGACAATAACTCCAACACCGAGCAAATCACCTCTACCCAGATCTTCGATAGATTAGGTACCTCCCAGTCGGTATTACATGTCGATTCTGGGTTGTTTAAGAGACCAGAGGAAAGTGGGAACTTGGATATTTTGGTGAGGACGTCGAATGTGAAGCGCTTGAGCGATTTTATGATGTGGCAG GCCTCGGAGGATACTCAACTCCACTTCGTCAATACCTTCTGGCCTGAGTTCGGTCTGTCAGATATGATTCCGATCTTGTTGGGGTGGCAGCAGAAGCAGTGGGTAAAGCAGTTGGGGTGGGATTGA